The DNA segment AATGTGAACTATGCGTGTCTATAATTTAGGCCGTAATCTGAACGGGACCTAACATGCCCTTGACAAATGTTACAGCATCTTCCTTGACGTTAAGTTGGGTCGTCACCATCTAATTGCAATCCTCGTCGGTACACTCTTTCCCTCGGTGAAGTCACAGTCACGTAAACCTACATTTGAACTGGTGGTCGTGGACCACTGCAACTTTTGTCACTTGTAtatctcttttctctttctcatGTAATTAATTCCGTGGCTCCTGCAATTTGGTGCAGATATATTAACCAGCCAGCAGTACACGAGACGAAATGACCAGCTGAACCAAACGCGCGCCGGTGCTGAAAGCTCTCCCCGGACGCTGATGGCTGCTTCCCCTTGTCTTTTGCCACCCCCACCCTCCCTCCTTTTCAGGTTCGTTTCGTTTGCTTGTGATGATTCAACGCACGAAAACTTGCTTCTCTCCTACCGATTATTTTAGCGCTCGGTGGTTAGTTCTTTTTCAAAGACAAAGAGAAGGTGTTtttatctctctttctctctctccctctctctcccgaTCGAGCTGGATGAGGCCAACGCAAAGCTAGCCGGCCTTTACGGAGCCTTAGCCTTCTCCTCTGTTTGATTGCATGACTTGTAGAAGAAGCCCTGAAACCAAGAAAGGAGTGCCTGCTGAATAGGGCTGCCCAGTGGATCTGTAACCCGTACCCCTCCCTACTTTTTACTATATACACGCGAAACCCGAAGTTGTAGGTGAGAAAAAAAGCCTGCAGGTCCTCCGCCTCTGGCCTCTTGTGGCCTCCTCTCCTCCTACCCTTCCATGTCTCCATCTGCGTCTAATTAGAGATGAAACGAGACAAGAAGAttcggagagagagagatgggtggTATTGAGAAGGTGGTGAGAACAATATTGTGGGCCGAGTTGCACTGCCGtggttttgagagagagagagagagagagagagagagagagagataaaggcTTCGCTTCCAGCTCTTGTCACCACGCACGATGAGACGAGGCTGTCAAGCAGATGCTCCGAGCTTATGGTGATGTTGGCCCTTGCCACCTGTATTTTCGAGGTTTGTCAACCTGGGTTTAAATTTTGACCATACACTCCTTTCCCACACGGGAcgaggaggaggggaggaggatGAGTCGCTTCATCCATAACTCGTGCTTACTTTGTGTCGGGATTTGAGTCATTACTCCACCCACGAACGACGGTGATGGTGCTCGTTCGAAGCATTACTTCGTGCCTCTAGTCGTGACGTAAATTAGAATGAGCCTCGGCTTTTATTCTAAGCCCGCACTCACTGTTCGGTAGTGGGAAGAGAATAACTATATACATAATCAAAGGTATAATGTATTTTAGCTTGACCGAGATATAATGCGTTGTACTTCCTCTGCTCTCCATACGTTAGCTGAACAACTGTCCTCTTTATATCATTTAAATAATATCATCCGCATCATATTTAATTGGTAGGCACATTTCACGAAAAAAACTGCAAGTCTATAATGCAACGATGGTTACATATAATATTGATCATGAGTGATGTAGTGCATGATTTGGTTCAGTTGTTTAAACCATGCTCGTCGTACAGCAACATTCCAATGAAGTTTAGCTTGTAAGATGAAGCAAAAGCAAGCAAAAATTATGATGACTACTACTGCCATTAAAAAGGCACGATTGGTTCTGTACATTCTCGCAACTTAGGCTATCTTTTGATTattagcttttttttttccttctgtttGTATGTGCGAAAACTTGCACGTTGGACGACTTCATCCCCCATTGTTCTTGAAACAAGTAATGCGTTATTTATactattctttttattatttattaattatcagGTCTAAGTACGGTACATGGTAAATGCATATCATTATAATCCATAAACTTAAATGATTCAAAGTGTAACACAACTTCAATatataaaatcttaaattttcattattttaaaCTAATTATATGGATATTTAATTATCATTGAAATATGTGACAAATGTGTtgagatctataatatattttaggaCAATTATAAtctattcattaatcttttagtaatacaaaattaatttttaactttatttctaatatatatatattatagaattaattttgattttgattttgatttatagGAGATTTATTGTGATAGAAGGCATTGATAAGACATGATATGACTTAACAAACATTCGTCAACACCTACACGGAAGGACAGGACCGGTCAATAAACAACCCTAATATCTATTTCCAGAGGAAACCCATTAATTTAGCTCAGTATGTTTCCCAGAGGAAATCAGCATGAACCCATTCACATATTCGTCTATTGGAGGTTCGAATGAGTCTTATAAATACCAGACGAGTATGAACAATAATGGTCACAATAAGTTGCACGCGACGCTTGCTTGGGGGTTTTCGGCAATTGCCAAATCAAATATGTTTAATTGTGTCAAGAACACGAATGAGTGTGTACTTGAACGTTACGTGGGAGTAGAAAATGACGAGTGTTTTGCTTGTGTTTGATGAACCCACCACAATCGAAGCAAATTGTATTCCTCTACTTTCTTTGTTATAAATGAATACATAGCAATCTGCGGCAGTCGGATAACTTGTCGTGAACACGGTAAGCTTCAGCCTTCATGTTTATTATTGCTGAATCCTGCAGTCCACTTCATTGACTAGTTTTCTTCTcgtttcatttatatatatatatatatatatatatatggtggccAATCAGTCTCCCAGCTCCATGCAATCAGCTCAAGCAGCACTCCTTCAGCTTTCTGCAAAAAGTCGTCATCCATGTCTTCGTTGACCACTGCCATTGCATTCAccacaagcagagagagagagagagagagagagagagagagagagagaaagagagcgagATTGTTGCATGTTACATAACTTATATATGTATGTCTATATATACCCAGTTATATGTAAAGGTACGTGGCCAGGGAACCTGACATGGCCTCGGCTCTCTCCCTCCATCCTTTTCGATTCCGACAGACTTGTGGGTCAAAGCTCTCAGTCCTTCCCTTTATTATAACACCCCTTCAGGACTGCAGATTTGCGTGAGAAAGACCATAgggggagagagacagagagaggagaTTCCATTGCGATATTAGGCTAAGCTCTATTGGTTCTAATGCAATGCCGACAACCTACCTCGTTGGAAAGGATGTTGCATTTGATGCTGTGAGGTTGTATATATAATTCCTCAGCTTTTGTTCTTCTGTTTGTAGTGCTTGGTAGGCAGGAAAGCAATGGAGCTTGATGAGCATGGCTTCTTGGAGGAGCTGCTTTCCCTGAGAAGAGATGCATGGGACTCCTTTCCGGCGGGAATGGGCGAGTTCTTCTCCTGTGAAGGGAACATGGACTGCTTCCAGCAGAGCTCTGCGCTGGTCCCTCCCAGCTTTACTGCCTTCGACGGCGGCGTCGCCATGACCGTGGATCCTAATTTCGACTGCTTGAGCGAATTGTACTGTCCGCTAGGCGGCGGCGTGTACACGGCGGCCACGACGGCGGCGCCGGAGATCCAGACCTCGTCGGTCAGGTCGACGCTGGACGACGGCGAGCTCGGCCTCGTCCATGGAGAGTGGCAGAGCGCGTGCAAAGTGGAGGTGGCGCAGTCCGGGGAGGCGCCGAGTATGTTCGAACTGAGCGGCTGCGTGGagaggaagcagaagaagaagctcGAGGGGATGCCTTCCAAGAATCTAATGGCGGAGCGGCGGCGAAGGAAACGGCTCAACGATCGGCTATCCATGCTGCGATCTGTTGTTCCCAAGATCAGCAAGGTAAGCGATTCCAGAGTCCTCCATGTTCTTATGACCGGCCATCAGGTGGACTGATAGAAACTTTGGGTTCACCAGATGGACAGAACATCCATTCTCGGGGACACCATCGACTACATGAAGGAGCTGTTGGAGAGGATCAAGCGCCTGCAGGAGGAGATCGACGGCAGCCCGGAGCAGGCGAGTCTACTGAGCATCTTCAAGGAGTTGAACTCCAACGAGGCCTTGGTGAGGAACTCCCCCAAGGTAATGTTTGTGCTGGGCTCGCACTAAAGCTCGATGACGGGCTTCGAATCTGATAACCCCCATGCAAAGCGATCTTGCAGTTCGAGGTGGAGAGACGAGACAACGACACCCGAATCGAGATCTGCTGCGCGGCCAAGCCGGGTCTGCTGCTGTCGACGGTGAGCACCCTGGAGCCGCTGGGACTGGAGATCCAACAATGCGTGGTGAGTTGCTTCAGTGACTTCGGCATGCAGGCGTCTTGCTCCGAGGTAAGACATCTGCAGGCATTGGCTACATATTGCAACTAGTTTCTGCACTTCTGAGACGATGAAATCTTCATGTTGGTCGTCCTCCGCCGCCGATGGCTGTGCTACACAGGACATGGATCAGAGGGCAGTCGTAAGCGCCGAGGACGTAAAGCAGGCGCTCTTCAGGAATGCAGGATATGGAGGAAGGTGTTTGTAGAAGAAGACGCAGCAGCAGAATGCAGGGGCTTACAGATGAATAATGCTTCTATGTAATGTTTTCCTTTGTAGCGAAGGTGATTAGATCAGTGTGTGAAGTGTGTTCATCTACTTCACATGGTGATGATGATGGTCTGATTGCTTCATTTGTGCTCATGTACAAAGGGTTTCATACAACTGACCTGTATCcccaggaatatatatatatatatatatatattgggccGGCGCGCTCGGTCGCCGGTGGCACACTTGTGCAGGACCGCAGGCCGCTGGACTTCTGGGCTCAGTGCTCGGTTGGACGCCTGGACCGAGCCTAAGCCTGACTCGGGCTGGATTTGGCCCGGTCCGACCAACAGCCTGCTCGGGTCAAACCTCGATTTCGAATTTTTCtaactaaaatataaatttaaatttaaaataaatatatgcaATATTTAAAATACAATGAAAATTGTATCACTAAACAAAAATTAGTAACTCATTTTTCACAAGTTagttagtaaaattgaatttgtaataatttaaaattcaaaataaagtaagtaaAATGCACTCTAAAAATACAACCACACTACGAGTCTCCAAGTAATATAAATATACTTCAACAGCGTATCCATGCATGCTTCAATTCATGTGCTTCTCCCCTTAACGACAGCCTCTAAGACTTCGCTCTACTCCCGTAGGAGGCCACCTCTTTGACATCGCCCTCATCAAGTAGGAAACCATACAGGCGAAGCCGAAGTACCCTTGAGAGGTTGATGACAACTCATATATATTATGAATAGTAAGAAAGAGTATCGAAATAATAAGcttctttctttttgttaatatttttataatgttATATCAACTTGGATTCATCGAGCTTATTGAGAAAAATGATTGCATATGAGGTGAGTTGATAGTGGATGGTTACTAAGCATTATAAACAATAATAGTTCTCGTACAATAAATAAAATCGTACAATATATCTTAATCACATGCATAACTATTAAGCGACATCCACCTAACGCACTCTATGAGATGTATGTTATATCTTTTTAACAGTTAATGGAGAAGAAAACACATATTACACTCTTAATAGTTTGACAAAATGGTGTCTCTCATTCGTCATTTTAAGGGACACAATCCTTCGAATGAACCATTTAAACACCCTCATCTTGTTCCTTGCACGTGTTGTACACATGACCTCGGA comes from the Musa acuminata AAA Group cultivar baxijiao chromosome BXJ2-8, Cavendish_Baxijiao_AAA, whole genome shotgun sequence genome and includes:
- the LOC135581558 gene encoding transcription factor BHLH3-like; the protein is MELDEHGFLEELLSLRRDAWDSFPAGMGEFFSCEGNMDCFQQSSALVPPSFTAFDGGVAMTVDPNFDCLSELYCPLGGGVYTAATTAAPEIQTSSVRSTLDDGELGLVHGEWQSACKVEVAQSGEAPSMFELSGCVERKQKKKLEGMPSKNLMAERRRRKRLNDRLSMLRSVVPKISKMDRTSILGDTIDYMKELLERIKRLQEEIDGSPEQASLLSIFKELNSNEALVRNSPKFEVERRDNDTRIEICCAAKPGLLLSTVSTLEPLGLEIQQCVVSCFSDFGMQASCSEDMDQRAVVSAEDVKQALFRNAGYGGRCL